The region TATTCATCTGTGGTGAAGGAATGGACCAAACACCTTCCCTGGAATGCTGCCAGGAATAGAGAGAACATGGATAACGCTCCCCATGTGCCCTGGGCCACAGGTGTGATGGAACTGGTGCCGGCCTTTGCCAGCTGTGTGGCTTCAGCCATGCTGCTTCAgttcactgagcctcagtttccccagctagAGACAGGGTTCTTAAGACTGCCCAGGATGTGCCTAGCATGGTCCCTGACACCTAGTGAGTGGTGGGCACCTGGTAGTCATTGTTTCTGCTAGAACTAACAATTGTTGTTGCTATTagtaatcaaaaataaaacaaaaaacagatgatGAACACAGTTCTTCCTGAGGCAGATGGGTTAAAGGGCAGGAAAAAATCCCTTGGTCCAAGTGGAGCCCAAAGTGGATGCCACACAggtaaagaagcaggaaaaaagttCAGAGGGCTTGGATAGGAAAGGGGTGGAGAGACCCAGAGCCGACCCCCGGGTGGGCAGGAACATGACCCACAGAGATCAGGAGATAGGCAGGTCAGTCCAGGGGATGGGTAAGCCCCCAATCTGATGGGAGAGAGCTATCCTGAGCTCTGGGAGAGACaggacacacacatgcaaacacagcAGTAGTGTTGGGGGCGCACAGTGGGGCCGTGTATGTTCTAGACAGGCAGACCTGAGGGCTAGTTTCTGGTCCCAGAGGTTGGGGGCTGGGGTTACTGGGAGGATTGAAGCTAGGCCACAGAACAGGGAGGCTGGGCACTCACTTGTCCCCAAATGTTTGCTGAGCACCTCCTGTGTTCCAGGCCCTGGATGAGACGCTGGGAAGGCAGCCACACCCTGCCCCTGTGGAACTCCCTGCTCCTACCTCCAGAGAGGTGGTAGAAGAGCCAGGCCCTGGTCCAAGGTTCCTGAGGGGCCAGGGGCACAGAGCCTGGAGGCTTCAGAGGCTGGGGTGATCCCAGTGCTAGTGCAGGCCTGTCCGTGGGTGTAGGGACTAccatggggagggggcagtggtgtgtgggacccccccccacacacacattagATAGGCCCAACTAACGCTGGATTTGCCTTGCAGCTATGCACAATCTAACCatgcccccttcctcccccaggtaCACTGGCCCACCAAGCAGCGGGTGGCATGGAGCTCCTGGCTCCCGGGGCCCCCAGGGGGGTTGCTGGGCAGAGAAATTGAGTCTCGGGGGAGTGTGTCTGTGCCACCTGCTATCCTGCCCTGTCTGTGATGTCTCCCCAACCcagcctcttccctctgcctctgtttccccaccccagctctttGAGGCTCAGAGGGGCTCGCCTGTCTGCCTCTCAGTCATTCTGTGTCCACTCTGTCACCCTTTCTCTGTGTTGGCTTTTTTTGGGGTTGTGAGGGCTTGGGGGAACCCAGCTGGACTCGGGTGAGGCCAGCACAGACTGGGAAGGAGTTCAGCCTGTTCTCTCAGCTCTGGGTACCCAGGTCCCAGAAGGCACTGAACCTCTTCCCCTGGGCCCCTGGTTCTGGCaggagggcagcaggcagggtTGGAAGGGATCAGTGTCCCCTCTACCACTCCCTCCCTGGTGCCCTCCTAACCAgagcccacctcccagcctggaTTCCCCTCTCCCATGAGGGTGCCCACTCACATCTGAAGGCATGGTCCTCCTACCTGCCTGTAGCCCCCTCACCCCGTGTCTCTCTTGGTCTCTGTCTTCCTGCGTGTTTTTCCCTCCCTGTGACTGTCTCCCCACGACCTCttgccccaaccccaccccagagAAAGgaacttggggggtgggggctgagctgATGCTACGTTCGGGGTTGGGGAACCAGgagtgaggaaagaaaggaaaagggggcaTGTTGCCAAAAAAGAAACGAAAGCaatttaatctcttttttttttctctttttttcttgcgcattttttttcaatttgttttttctctctcttccgaTGCTTAAAGTAGAAGTGGAGCAGAAAGGTAAACGCACTGTTACCAATGCTAACCCCTAACTCACACTTTGTTTTACCTGTACCATACTTATGTGACCTGCCCTCCCCTCTTGGCCCCTTCTTCTCCCACCCCTTCAACTGGGTCCAGTTGCTAGCCCCCAGCCCAGGTATCCTCCCAGTGGGGCCAGCCCTGGTCCAGCCGTGGGCAACTCCACCCTCCAGACACCCGAGGAAGCTCCTCTCTGAGTACATGGCCAggaccttctctctctctacctctctctctctctctctctctctctctctctctgcctctctttctgtctcaccCTGTCCCTCCTTCCTAGTCCCTGGCCCTGCCAAGGGGACCTGGCCCTCTCTCATCCTTCTTTTGCCTCCTTCAGGAGAAGTTTGTAAGCATCCTGGGTGGGTAGGGACCCCCTTCCCTGGCTCCCaactgggggcggggcggggtggggcactgggtgagccgtctttctcctctcttcttcctgccccaACTTTGGTAACTTATGTCCAGTTGGGGGAGGCGGGATGGAGGGGacacctttgttttccttttggagAGCAGATTCGCCCTATCTCTCGGGCTCCTGGTGGCTTAAGTTCCTTCTGGTTTGGCGTTTTCAAGGCCCAGAGCTGTTTTGGAGCACAGAGCACCAGTTTCCCCCACCCCTAACCCCCAAACTCAACCTGCTGGGAGCCCACCCCTGGGGAGGGGTATAAactgtccccagccctgggagggcagCCTGTCAAATGGGGGGGCGGGcaaaggggtggggatgggccTCACGGTGGGGGGAGCGTGGGGTGGGAGAGCATTTTTCTCTGGTTCTGAAACACTTGCAAAGCTGCAGTCAGGGTTTCTTCTGGGCTGTTGTGGTTAGAGgaccagggagagggaggaggggacagtatGGGCCAGGTATGGGGACTTCCAGGAGCACCGTAATTTCTTGCCGGGTTTAATTAACCTTCAGCAGGGCAGCAAGAGAACTCCATGGTGGGTTGGACTGTCTGTtgtggagggaagggcaggggttgCAGCTGAAGGGGTTGGAGGGTGGAATGTTGGGAGTAGGTGCTTCCTCCCCTGTGAGTTTTTGGGAAATTGACAGCTCTGAGGCTGGCAGCAGGGGAAAGGCTGGGTGAGCATCCTTGCAGATAGCTTTTGCCTTGAAATTACGGTGATCTGTAGAGCATCCCCTCCAAGGGAGGTGGGGCGGGGTCCCTCCAAGCTGCTCCCCTACCcgctgtctccctcccccatctcagaGAGGCCTGGGCAGCCAGCCCACGGTCTGCCCCAGAACACCTtgccactctctccctctctcgttCCTGGAGTCTCTCTCCCATCCAGCACCAGACACTCTTCTTTCAGGTCCGGTGGTGGTTTGGATACGCAGCCCTGGATCTTTTCTCTTCAAGAGGcgggtgggagaagggaaaggaggtgtTGGGAACTTGGTGCTGGGGAGGGGTCCTTGCTGGCAAAGGCCCCAAACAGACCCTCCCTcatcttttcccccttccccagagTAACCTCTAACCACGTTTTCCTCCTCCACACCCTTCTGACCAGGTCAGGCTCTGAGACCTCTCACCGCCCCCCTCATACACACAACTGGCAAgggcctcccccacaccctggcttggggagaggggagaccTGGGCACAGAGGAAACGGGTGGAGGCCAGGTGTGCTGGTGACAGGATACAGACCAGCACCTCAGGGCACTGGGGATAGGGAGATGGTGAAGCCCCAGGGCCCAAGGCAGGATCCTTCTGTTCCTTGCCCACCTCTGTGCCCTcagcttcccttcccctcctaaAATAGGGCATGCTCCTGGCTGCTTTGTGCCTGGGGACCCTTGAGCTGCCCCCCAAGCCAGCGCCAGGTCCCAGCCTTCCCTGTCCCTTTTGGGGCCAGCTGCTTTGGTGACAGGCCAAGCAGAAGCAGAGAATTCACTGCAAACCCTCACCCTGGCCTATCCATGGGTTCTGCTAAcagggaggtgagagggaggCCCCAGCCATCCTGGATGGCAGGGCCTCTGGCAGTCACCactctgggaggaggagggaagtctGGCCTTGCTGACCATGAGAGTTCAGATCTCTACCCGGTCAGTAGGGGGCCTAGGAGTAGGTGACCCTGGGACATGATGGGGCAAGGGTGGGCAGGCCAGCAGGGGCCAATGAGATGCAGTTGAGGTTTTCCTCCTTTTCAGGgattgggggggtggggcggggcccccCACCTTTCTGACATCAGCGCTGCCTTGGTCCCTCCTCCCGAGCCGGGGATGGTTGCAGGTAAATCGGGGTCCGGggcaggggcggtgggggggcctggctggggtgggctgggtCTTTATCCTAGCACTTGGTTCCCTCCCTTACCCACTCTGAGCTGGACCTGGGACTGCCCCCCTGAGGGACCCTCAGTGGGGCCTGGGCCTTGGAGTGAATTCTCTGctcaccccctctctcctctgccagcACTAACCCTTTCTTCCCAGGTGGTCTCCAGTGTGCCTCCCTTGGAGCCAGGACCTCTGCTGAGGCCCCCCACCTTGTCTCTCTTCCCTCCATGcagctttccttccctctccccaactCTCCTGGGgaatcccctccctccccatgtcCCATTCCCATCCCTGTGCACCAGTGTCAGTGTCTGCTGCTGAACAAACCCCACGAGACCCTGccggctgggggcagggctgggcactgtAGGGGAGGGGCTGGACTTTTCCAGAAACCCTTCCTGATTGTGTGGGTACTGGGGCGGAGGCACAAGCTGCGTCAGGAACCTTGGGTGCTTCTCCCACCCTGAAATGGGGGGTACCCTTTTACACCCACAGTGGGTACAAAAACATTACTACCTTGCAGTTTttgcaggaggaagaaaatggagtaaaaaaaaaaatctgcccttGTGTGGTTGGTGAAGGATGGGACCCTCAACTCTAGCTCTTCCATAGGGGGCGGAGACGAAGGCGAAGGGGCAGGGTGCTGAGTCCCTGGAACCTCAAAGCCGCCCGGCGGTGGCTGCAGTGAGGAGTTCTTTCTGCCCCACTTAAGGCACAGGAGAAAGTCTGGGAGGGCTTTTGCCAAACCCCTTATCCCCAGCCTGTGGGGTCTCTAGCagccaggaaaggaaagaggggcACCACCTCCCCACCACTAACCCTGCTCTTAATGACCTTCAGGGTTGACATCTCCTGGGagaggggcagctgggtggggtgggggtcccagCCCAGAAACCCCCTTCCCATCACCAGCCCTACCAAGCAACCGTgactgcagcagcaggagggaaCAGCCTGGCTCCCTCCTGGGCCTTGTGACCaatttgcctctctctcccctctctttctccctgcccctcccttccttcacccctgctcctcctctctgtctcctcccctcctacctgcCCGGCCCAGTCTTCGTGTGCCCAGGGACGCTGCAGAAGGTGCTGGAGCCCACCTCAACGCATGAGTCGGAGCACCAGTCTGGCGCGTGGTGCAAGGATCCACTGCAGGCAGGTGACCGCATCTACGTCATGCCCTGGATCCCTTATCGCACAGACACGCTGACCGAGTATGCCTCGTGGGAAGACTACGTGGCTGCACGCCACACTACCACCTACCGCCTGCCCAACCGCGTAGATGGTACCGGCTTCGTGGTTTACGACGGCGCTGTCTTCTACAACAAGGAGCGCACGCGCAATATCGTCAAGTACGACCTGCGCACACGCATCAAGAGCGGGGAGACAGTCATCAACACGGCCAACTACCATGACACCTCTCCCTACCGCTGGGGGGGCAAGACCGACATTGATCTGGCTGTGGACGAGAATGGGTTGTGGGTCATCTATGCCACTGAGGGTAACAATGGGCGGTTGGTGGTGAGCCAGCTCAACCCCTATACGCTACGCTTCGAAGGCACATGGGAAACAGGATACGACAAGCGCTCTGCATCCAACGCCTTCATGGTGTGCGGGGTCCTCTATGTGCTGCGCTCAGTCTATGTGGAAGACGACAGTGAGGCGGCTGGCAACCGTGTGGACTATGCCTTTAACACCAATGCTAACCGCGAGGAGCCAGTCAGCCTGGCCTTCCCTAATCCCTACCAGTTTGTCTCCTCCGTGGACTACAACCCGCGCGACAACCAGCTCTACGTCTGGAACAACTACTTCGTGGTGCGCTATAGCCTGGAGTTTGGACCCCCTGACCCCAGTGCCGGTGAGGAGGGCGCCTGTTCActgtcccaggccccacccacagTCACAGGGTGGGGGCACACTCGGGGAGTTCTCAGGGACTTGAAGGTGGGCTGGGGAAGCCCTGGAAGTCTGAAAGAGTCACAAAGAACATGCCACTCTAAGCACTTCGCTGATTAATAATTTATCTCATTCTCATGGTCACTGGGATTgttactgtccccattttacagatgaggaagctgaggccctgggggggtgggagattcgtttatttatttttaatttttttaaaattatatatatattttttatttttagagacaggggaagggagggggagagggagagaaatatcgatgtgtgaaagatacatcagttggttgctttttgcacacccccaaccaagtagttggcctacaacccatgcatgtgccccaactggaaattgaactggcagtcttctggttcacaggctggcactcaataccctgagccacaccagccagacccTATTAGTTTATTTGAGAACTTGGACTCAGAACTCTCAGGGTACCTAACGATTTAGCTGCACTGCCTCTCACAGTGGCCTGTGTACTTTTAGCCCTGGAATCTTTACCAACCAAAATCTTGGGTGGAAGGCCAAGTATCCAGTGAAACAGAACAAGACTGAATGCTGATGTTGATGGGCTGAGGGTCTCTTTAGTTCCATTTGCCCCCTCAGCTTCCTTGAGCGAGCTCTGAGCAGCTTCTGGGCTCCAGGGAGCCTAATCTAATTCAGCTTCATTTGCATAATGGGGAACTGAGGACCCCAGAGGGAAGGGATGTGGCCAGGTTACAGAGTCCAGAGTGAGAGTAACCAAGGATGGGAGGTGGCCGTTCACCTCCTTCATGGCCTGTCCTCTCCTGTTTTTTCAAACTTCAGGGTGCACACAAGGGAATTCTTACCACCTTTTGATGCTTTACATGGTCCCACAGGTGTGAGGGAGCTCTATAGGCAGGAAGAATACAGGGGAGATCCATTTCCAGACCCAATGAGAACCAGGCACCTTTCCCTGTCATTAGCAAGAAAGATGCTAGGGATCTCTGTGCCCCGGGCATGCTGTGGCAGGGCCCTGAGCATAGGGGTGACTCTGTCTCATGTCTCCTCTCTATTCCAGGCCCAgccacttcccctcccctcagcacgACCACCACAGTCCAGCCCACACCCCTGACCAGCACAGCCTCACCCACAGCCACCACCCCACTTCGCCGGGCACCCCTCACCACGCACCCAGTGGGTGCCATCAACCAACTGGGACCTGACCTGCCTCTAGCCACCGCCCTGGCCCCTAGCACCCGGCGGCCACCAGCCCCCAATCTGCACATGTCCCCAGAGCTCTTCTGTGAACCTCGAGAGGTGCGACGGGTCCAGTGGCCAGCCACCCAGCAGGGCATGCTAGTGGAGAGGCCCTGCCCCAAGGGCACTCGAGGTGAGTGCAGAGGCCTTGGAAACTTCCAATGTGGCTGGCTTGGGGGTGGCCACTGCTGgtctgggcaggggagggacaggggacatGCCCACCATTCAGCTTAGCATAGATACACTTACCTGTTCATCTTCCCTGTCATAGTGTGATGGGCCCCAGGTGGCCCATAGTGTGGCCTTCATGTGGCAGGGGTCACACCTGACATCTGCAGCTGTGTCTCCAGAGCCCAGCTGAGCTCTCAGGGCACAGTAGCAGCTCAGTTAGtacccctgctgctgccccccaccccaccccatgccctgTTCCCTCTTGCAGTACTGAATCCCTACCACATGAAAAGCACCATGTAGACCCTGCAGGGAGGCCACAGAGGTGACTTGGGTATGTCCCAGCCTGAGGCTGAGATGGAACCAATAGCCATGGGAGCAGCTGATGGCTGGACAGACAGCAATTAAAGTGCCAGAGGGGTGGAGCCAGGACCATGTGCTCCAGGGACCTGAGAGAAGGGTCAAGAGGCTTTATGGACAGGGGGCTTCCAAGATGGACTTTGCCAAAAAGTTCTAATTCTTGTAGGCAAAGATGGAAGGGGAGCCAAGAGGGAAAGCTTAGAAAGTCAGGGGTGACTTATGTCACCTCAAAATGACATCTCTCTTGACTATCTGGCCTGCTTCATGTCTGATCTTCCATGTTCCCCTCACCTACTTGCCCTCTCTGTCATTTCTTTCCCCCTGCTTTggcccttcttctctccttccttgtggctcccttttctgttcctgtctgtctgtccctgcaGGAATTGCCTCCTTCCAGTGTCTACCAGCCCTGGGGCTCTGGAATCCCCGGGGCCCTGACCTCAGCAACTGCACCTCCCCCTGGGTCAACCAGGTGGCCCAGAAGGTACCAGCAGCAGCCACTCCTCCCAGACAGGCACCCTGTGCTCACACACTGGTCTCTGGGTGGCTGGGTGCAGGGGGTAGTGGAGCAATGGGAGAGAGGGCAACAAATGGGTGGCAGGTCTGGGAAGCAGGAATGTGGGGTTGCCTCCCTGGCCTACGGAGTTGGGAAGAAGACAGACAGGGAGAAGGGGCAGCAGAGAGCAGTGAGAAGGGCCAAGCAGGCCAGGCATGTGCAGAGGGACCATGGTGGGAGCAAGATGGTCCCTGACAGAGCTGGGTCCCCCACTTCTGCCTCATGCAGATCAAGAGCGGGGAGAATGCAGCCAACATTGCCAGTGAGCTGGCCCGCCACACCCGGGGCTCCATTTATGCAGGAGACGTGTCATCCTCTGTGAAGTTGATGGAACAGCTGCTGGACATCCTGGATGCCCAGCTGCAGGCTCTGCGGCCCATTGAGCGAGAGTCAGCTGGCAAGAACTACAATAAGGTGGGGCCTAGCAGTGGGGCCAACAGTGGGCACTGCCCAGGAGGCTCAGAAAGTTTCCAGCCTGGTACCTACAAGCTGGGTTGCCACTCCTGGTCAGAGGAAGAGGGACAGAATCCAAGCCTGCTGGTCTCATTCCTGGGCTACCTTGGAGAGTCCTGGGGGTTGGGAGATGCCTTAGGAACAACTCTTGATCATGGCCCAGCACCAGGTTGGTGGCAAACAGAGTGTCAGGATGAGCAGAACCAGAGGCTAGGCCTGACAGTGCCTCCATCTCTTTCCCTAGATGCACAAGCGGGAGAGAACCTGCAAGGACTACATCAAGGTGAGGCCCAGAGGGTTCTTATTGACTGAGGGGTGTGGGACAGGCCCCAGGAGGCACTGAAGGGATGGAGGTTGAGAGGAGAGGACACAGAGCCCAGCCTGAGGAACCAGAGGATGTGGGAGGACTCACGATGCCACCCCCAACcatcccccctctcccctgcccttttAGGCTGTAGTGGAAACAGTGGACAACCTGCTGCGGCCAGAAGCTCTTGAGTCCTGGAAGGACATGAATGCCACAGAGCAGGTGCATACGGCCACCATGCTCCTGGATGTCCTAGAAGAAGGTGCCTTCCTGCTGGCCGACAATGTCAGGGAGCCAGCCCGCTTTTTGGCTGCCAAACAGAATGTGGGTGAGTGCTGTGGTCTCACTGGAGCAAGTTCAAGTGCAAATCTTGAACTGCGTAGCCCGCCTGTTCCAGAGGCCACAGGGAACACCCCGGCATGCTGGCCCTTGACCTTGGGCCGCTGGACTAGGGACAGACTCCAGCCCCATATGCCCTGTCATCCTCTCTCCCCACAGTCCTTGAGGTCACGGTTCTGAACACAGAGGGCCAAGTGCAGGAGCTGGTGTTCCCCCAGGAATACCCAAGTGAAAACTCCATCCAGCTGTCAGCCAACACCATCAAGCAGAACAGCCGCAACGGTCAGTGCCTGGCCCCCAAGCTGACAGCCCACCCCACTTACGAAGAACAGCGGCTCTCAGCTTTTATGGGGTTGAAGAGTCCGAGAAAAGGTTGGGACCCATAACAACACAGAGAAGTCCTCCACTCAAGCTGGTGGAACTCATTTCAGGGTACTCACAGGGTCTTCCCGAAGCCCCAGAGCCCAAGACACTTTGCAGTCTGAAGGGCGCACCTCTGTGCAATAGCAGTTGATCCTCACGACTCAGAGAGGATTGTCCCATTTGAgattaaggctcagagaggttagggaTTCTCTCGAGGTCACTGCAGGTGAGAGGTGCCTGGGAACCCAGGCCCTGTGTGTCCTGGCCTGCTGCCCTATTGTTTGGCACTGCCTACAACTAAGCAGTCATCCCGGGGCAGGGTTCCCTAAGCTCCCTTTGCCTGTGTTGCGGCCTGGTAAAGCCAGGTCCCAGTGGCTGGAGATGCACCAGCCAAGGGCTGATGGCACACCCCACTACACCTATCCTCCCCAGGGGTGGTCAAAATTGTCTTCATCCTCTACAACAACCTGGGTCTCTTCCTGTCCACTGAGAATGCCACAGTGAAGCTGGCAGGTGAAACGGGCACAGGCAGCCCAGGGGGCACTTCCCTGGTGGTGAACTCGCAGGTCATCGCAGCTTCCATCAATAAGGAGTCCAGCCGAGTCTTCCTCATGGACCCTGTCATCTTCACCGTGGCCCACCTGGAGGTGAGCTAAGGCATTCCCACCCTCCATGAGGGTCCCAGCATCCTTTGTGTTCCCAGGCTGCATACTGCCCCCACTGCCTATTCATCTATCCAAGAGCAagttcccacccctccctgggccaccagcccccacctcagCTGCTTAAGTCTGTCCTCAAAGATACTAGATGCCTGGAGTCCCAGGCACTTCTACATGCTTGTTGCTATCCCTGTAGCTGGgtgtgagggctggaggggactCCCCAGATCTGACTCCCCGGCCACCACCACACAACAGGCCAAGAACCACTTCAATGCTAACTGCTCCTTCTGGAACTACTCGGAGCGCTCCATGCTGGGCTACTGGTCGACCCAGGGCTGCCGCCTGGTGGAGTCCAACAAGACCCACACCACATGTGCCTGCAGCCACCTCACCAACTTTGCCGTACTCATGGCTCACCGCGAGATCGTAAGCTGGCTGGCGCTCTGCTGCGCACTCCATGCAGGCCTGCTCTCTGGCTCAGCTTTGCATGGCATCATAGAGTGGAGCATGGGCAGTGCCAGGGAAGGCCAGCTTTGTGGGCATGGGGGGGCCACTGGTCTAGCCCAGGGTATGAGGCACACCTCTGATTCTATCTGGTCATGGTCCCACCTCCTCCCAAGGTACTCTGGAGAAGCAAGTTGGTGTCACCTTTTGTCATCTCTCTACACGCCTTCCAGAGCATGAGGAAGTGAGCGTGCcacctggagaggggaaggggctggcaAGTTGGCCAGGGGCAGAAGGCCAGAGGGCTAGGGGGCTGTGGCCTGCGGCCTTGCCCCCAGCTGGCACTTAGCTGACTGAGCCTAGGGTGAGCCTGGCTGTGAGCCAAGGGTGCTGAGCGTACTCTCTGCTGTCCCCCAGTACCAGGGTCGCATCAATGAGCTGCTGCTGTCAGTTATCACCTGGGTGGGCATCGTGATCTCCCTGGTCTGCCTGGCCATCTGCATCTCCACTTTCTGCTTCCTGCGGGGCCTGCAGACCGACCGCAATACCATCCACAAGAATCTGTGCATTAACCTCTTCCTGGCTGAGTTGCTCTTCCTGGTCGGCATAGACAAGACTCAGTACGAGGTGGGCCAGGCacaaggtgggggttgggggagggaggagaggcctcCTGGCTGGGAAGCCCTCATCTGTGGTACCCTCACCCCCCAGATTGCCTGCCCCATCTTCGCTGGTCTGCTGCACTACTTCTTTCTGGCTGCCTTCTCTTGGCTGTGCCTGGAGGGTGTGCACCTCTATCTACTGCTGGTGGAGGTGTTTGAGAGCGAGTACTCCCGCACCAAGTACTACTACCTGGGCGGCTACTGCTTCCCAGCCCTGGTGGTAGGCATAGCAGCTGCCATCGACTACCGCAGCTACGGCACGGAGAAGGCGTGAGTGCCActgcctgccccaccctctgtctctcctcctgcctGGTTGCCTGCTCAACAGCAGGACCCTTGGGGCACTGGGCTCCTGGGGTCGGAGGGAGGggccctcctctgcctctctctaccTGGCCCTGCTTCCTTTATAGTTGCTGGCTCCGAGTGGATAATTATTTCATCTGGAGCTTCATTGGGCCCGTCTCCTTTGTTATCGTGGTAAGCTGGAAGGCAGTACCCTTTTTCCAGACTAGCTTTGTCCCTGTACACCCCCAGTCTCCCCAAGCCCTTGAGAACTGTGGgaactgaaagccagctgagaggaCGGGAGCAGAATGGGTCTGTAGAGTTCCAGCACTGAGGTCTGTCCATCCAGGAGCTGTGATTTGAGCCCCTGCTCCCAACAGGAGGGAGCTGTTCACAGACCCCCAGGAGCATTGTTGGCATGCACCTGAGGGCCCCGGTGAAGGGGTCCACCCTGAAATTTGGCCCGGGAGCTCACACCAGCAGGCAAAGCAACCCCAGCACACAGCCCCTCCATTTGTTCTGCCCCCAGGTGAACCTGGTGTTCCTTATGGTGACCCTGCACAAGATGATCCGGAGCTCGTCTGTGCTCAAGCCAGACTCCAGTCGCCTTGACAACATTAAGTGAGCACCCCTTCCTCACACCTCTGTCCCCTAAAGCCCCACATTGGCCTAGCCTAAAATGTGGTGCTGTCACCTCTGTTGTCACACAacgtgatttttaaaaaaatattgcccaTGTCTTGTCAGTAGatcactttaaacattttttttttacttgaggaagggagggagtagggATAgcgcgagagagagaaacatcaatttgttgttccacttatttacacattcattggctatttcttataagtgccctgactggggatcaaactgcaACCTTGCCGTATCAGACGATACTcttaaccaactgaactacccagccagggcccacagtgTTATTTAAGGACAAAGATAGTATTTTATCGTGCTTGTTAAAGCTAtacttaatgaatatttaaaaacctgGCATTAGCCTATTCAACCTCTGGTTTGGGGGACAACGCTGCTTAGGGCAAGGctgaatttaaaaagtgagtctaaccctggatggtatggctcagtggcctgagcgccagcctgtgaactgaaaggtcgctagtttgattctctgtcagggcacatgcctgggtttcaggccaggtctccagtagggggcatgtgagaggcaactgattgatgtttgtctcatatatcaatgtttctctccctctctttcttcctcccttcccctctcttgaaaagtaaataaataaaatcttcacataaaaacaaaggaagtcTATTTCAAGGCAACTTAAAGATAAATAAGCAGCAAAAGTAAGGGTCTAGAAATATGGCCAAAAGGACAAAGGATGCAGGGGAGTGACTGTTCACAAACTTCAACCCTCAACCCCCGACCTCTGCTGCCCCTCAGGCCCAGGCTGGGTGCAAGAGTTGCTGGGCATGCCATTCCCC is a window of Phyllostomus discolor isolate MPI-MPIP mPhyDis1 chromosome 8, mPhyDis1.pri.v3, whole genome shotgun sequence DNA encoding:
- the ADGRL1 gene encoding adhesion G protein-coupled receptor L1 isoform X5, encoding MPFLTPVLGPTSTWRCSTTVSPTGLGGWGGAPHLSDISAALVPPPEPGMVAVFVCPGTLQKVLEPTSTHESEHQSGAWCKDPLQAGDRIYVMPWIPYRTDTLTEYASWEDYVAARHTTTYRLPNRVDGTGFVVYDGAVFYNKERTRNIVKYDLRTRIKSGETVINTANYHDTSPYRWGGKTDIDLAVDENGLWVIYATEGNNGRLVVSQLNPYTLRFEGTWETGYDKRSASNAFMVCGVLYVLRSVYVEDDSEAAGNRVDYAFNTNANREEPVSLAFPNPYQFVSSVDYNPRDNQLYVWNNYFVVRYSLEFGPPDPSAGPATSPPLSTTTTVQPTPLTSTASPTATTPLRRAPLTTHPVGAINQLGPDLPLATALAPSTRRPPAPNLHMSPELFCEPREVRRVQWPATQQGMLVERPCPKGTRGIASFQCLPALGLWNPRGPDLSNCTSPWVNQVAQKIKSGENAANIASELARHTRGSIYAGDVSSSVKLMEQLLDILDAQLQALRPIERESAGKNYNKMHKRERTCKDYIKAVVETVDNLLRPEALESWKDMNATEQVHTATMLLDVLEEGAFLLADNVREPARFLAAKQNVVLEVTVLNTEGQVQELVFPQEYPSENSIQLSANTIKQNSRNGVVKIVFILYNNLGLFLSTENATVKLAGETGTGSPGGTSLVVNSQVIAASINKESSRVFLMDPVIFTVAHLEAKNHFNANCSFWNYSERSMLGYWSTQGCRLVESNKTHTTCACSHLTNFAVLMAHREIYQGRINELLLSVITWVGIVISLVCLAICISTFCFLRGLQTDRNTIHKNLCINLFLAELLFLVGIDKTQYEIACPIFAGLLHYFFLAAFSWLCLEGVHLYLLLVEVFESEYSRTKYYYLGGYCFPALVVGIAAAIDYRSYGTEKACWLRVDNYFIWSFIGPVSFVIVVNLVFLMVTLHKMIRSSSVLKPDSSRLDNIKSWALGAIALLFLLGLTWAFGLLFINKESVVMAYLFTTFNAFQGVFIFVFHCALQKKVHKEYSKCLRHSYCCIRSPPGGTHGSLKTSAMRSNTRYYTGTQSRIRRMWNDTVRKQTESSFMAGDINSTPTLNRGTMGNHLLTNPVLQPRGGTSPYNTLIAESVGFNPSSPPVFNSPGSYREPKHPLGGRETCGMDTLPLNGNFNNSYSLRSGDFPPGDGAPEPPRGRNLADAAAFEKMIISELVHNNLRGSSSGAKGPPPPEPPVPPVPGGGSEEEAGGPGGADRAEIELLYKALEEPLLLPRAQSVLYQSDLDESESCTAEDGATSRPLSSPPGRDSLYASGANLRDSPSYPDSSPEGPSEALPPPPPAPPVPPEIYYTSRPPALVARNPLQGYYQVRRPSHEGYLAAPGLEGPGPDGDGQMQLVTSL